The stretch of DNA ttccgcccatgaaatcagaattgcgggtacatttttcatgttgcactgtgtaaTTTCTCGATTTCATTGTACCTTGTAGAGTTGAGAGTTTAGGTCCACTCTTTCAAACCAAATACAGATCATACAAAGAGAACGCATCGAGCTAGAGCATTTCAGATCTGTGATCTGCTAGTCGAGTCAGAGATTTCAGGCCAGAAGTCGGCGGTGCGTGCGTTGATCGGCGGGCATTTTCAAGGACACGCCACCGCCGCGTTACACTTTCGGCTCATTCACAAACGCAGCGTTTTTGGCCAAGAGACATTGGCATTTAAAAGCGACAACATCGCGGGCCCGccataaaaatgtgaaaaaccaaaaaaacaaacgtCCAACAAATGCTGCTTGCCGCTCAGAACTCAGAGCTCAGAACTCAAGACTGCGTGCGAatgtaatttacaaaattgaCAGATTTACAAACGCACACTGGAACTCACTTGCAGTGCGAATGCGAATAATAAATGCGCGCTCGCAGCAAAAGCGTCTGCGCTGGCAATTAACATTAATCAACACGCAAAATATGCAATTAGATTATTATGCGTTTAATTACGCTATGCTGTGCGAGTGACGACTGATGTCGTGCCTTAGCATTTAAAGCGATCCGCGCATTGCATTCGATTTATGGCACTACAAAAGTCAAGCTCAAGCAACCGAATCCATCAAGAACATAAATATGATCCATGATGTTCTATATTTAGCTCCCTGTGTCATTTATTAgatttgcataaatataaatgaatatgaaatagaatttacaaaattttcagTTTGGCCCTCACtttgcaattatttttcagaaataaaaatagtaaaagtaaacaaatttttaaatattttaattaataagtaaGGTACTTATTATATAAgctaaaaaaactttaaaatgattttaaaggCCTAAACTTGTATTATTTCATAGAACAAGTCATGCTTTTGAATTAAAGTGTATTGCTAAAATTTCCTCTGACACACAtatcgtatgagtaatattgaTTGGCTGTCTGCAAACGCTCTCCTTTCCAATTTATGCTTACGACTCTAAAGTTGCAATGTAATAATCACATTGAAAGCGTTAATAATTTCCATAATGAAATCAAGTAGCAATATTGGCAACATAATGGATGCCTGTCTCTGCCATTTCCCCGCGGAAAACACTTGCAACATTTTCGCTATTAGTGGCAAATTAGTTGCCCGTCGCTTGCCAAATCACGTGGACAGATCGGTCACATGACTGCAACCCGTGGCAGCTTTTCCAGCTTCTCCATACacagttttccattttccatgaCTTGCAGCAGCGATCGATTGGCCCCGCTCGAGCCCAAGATAAACTCAGGTATGCATTGCCAATTTCGCCAGCAGGTGTGACGACAATGCTGCAGTCGTTCGTCATCGTTATCGCTATCGCCAAAGCAAAGCCCCCGGCAAAAGGTGTTCAATGGAGCAAGACGCGTGGCGTCAAATTGGAAAACGTGCTAATTGCCAGCAATTGTGGGCCCTGGAATGGCGAGTCCAGTCAGAAATAAGTCAAGAAATATGATATTTCTAAGTTTTAGCTTAGACTATCGAATTACCCCAGATCGGCACTTCAAATGCAAATCTCTGGCAGATCCACATTTGTATGCATTTCGCATATACACAATCGCGTGACAGCCGGCCAAAAGGAAGTAAATCAAAGAAAatgctaataaaataaactgaaaTTTAATGCATCGAAAAAGGGTTGGAGAAAATGGCAAACAACAATACTACGACGTGCAtggaaaaatttatattaactgATCTTAATGTGGGTTGTAAATTGTCATGTCATGTTAGCCGATTGTTATCAAAAATTCAGCGAGAGGGATTGGCGTTTATTAGGGgtttgaaaacaattttagtAGAGGAAAAGTACCTACAAAATGCCAgcgaataataatattattgctgataatattaaattaaaggtaTGGCATGGAAGGcatattaattatttgttaGATAAATGAAGAACAaagaactaaataaataaaataacatttatttactatgaatgaattaaaacCTTAATAAATGTAGTCTTAGCCTGAacattatttgatttaattatacAGGCGGCGTTAAAACCAAATgaacaattgaaaaaaatacaagaaaactTGGTGCGTGCACCATTcacgtttttgttttcaattcgCGATCGCAATCGAATCAAGTTGGTTGAACAAACTTCGACTTCgactttggctttggcccGATGCGAACTTGAATTGAGTTGGCCAACAGGCAAACAggcaaaaaggcaaaaaagcaCAACAACAATCGCCAAAATGCTGCTAAAAAGCAGAACGAAACAAACAAGTTAACATTCAATTTTCAGCTGGAAAACcataaaatatgatttaagcGTAAATGTCGAGCTGTGGTTTCCACTGCACATGCGTAAGCCAATCgatctctatatatatttatgtgtatcTCGATCGGTAGAAGAGATTTGCCAGACTTTTTGTAGCCAATGGAAAACCTTGAGATCATGGAGAGTGCTGACACAAAGTAATTCTCAATtgatttaaggtttttttattttttagagctctattctttaaaatataaaagtttgCAGTATACAAAGACCCTCttaaagttcttatatttcaAGGAAGTAATTGTacttaattcatttaaataattaaacatttgCAAAGTCAAGTAGGTAATTACGAATTTATTCAAATACGAAATGAGTTAATCCCAAATATCTATACTTCGATCGATTTTTCGCAAATGAAGAAAAGATTTGCAGAGCAGGTGTTATCGTTCATGGTAGTCTTCCCGTTAACAGTTCGTATGTCCACACACTTGCCGTCCTTGGTGGGTTCACCATCCGCCCATCTTAAAAAGTTGGCTTTCGATCCTTTAGTTATAGACACGAATTCGTCATCCTTGAACTGATTGGTCACGTCGATCCAGTAGCGATTCAGACCATCGAACTTACTGTTGAAGGCGTCCAATTCCTCCTGGCTTTGCAGGCTGACCAGATGGCCCCCCATTTTATGGCATTTATCCAAGGCTTCGTGCCAGTTTACCCTTAGTTCCTTCTCAATGTAGTAATATTTGCTGCCCAGTTGCTGAAAAGTTTCGTTGCTTTCCAATTTCCCGGCTGCTGGAGTGGCTGCTAAAAGTAGCTGCgagttgtttttcttttctggtTGCATCGTTAGTGAATTACCAAAAGTCTCCAGCCTTCGATCATTAAGAGCTATTCTCGCAATAGTTACAGCTGCTTCACAAGCCTCCGCCCGTCGTTGTAGGTTTGCCAAGTTCGACATGCACGGATTTAAAACCCCAAAGCAGTAGGCAGCGCACTGGGTTTGGCATTCATCTCCCTGAAAAGGTATTTTACctgattttgttgttttatattttagtgTTTTATAGGCTTTACTCACCTCGCAGACTGTTGAATAGGATGTCCCTAAGTATATCGACAACACCACTAGTACAATAGCACTTCGCATTGCTCTCATCTTGGTTACTTTTCAATACGAAAGGCATAAGCAGACTGACTTCAATGCATCGACTCAAAATATATTAGGCATCATCCCAATCGCAGAAAAATTACTTTATGTGCTGATTGAGAAAGCAGCAAATCTTACGCTGCATGATAAGAAATGTTTGTATTTAAACCATGGAGGAATATACACTGTATACGTCATTGTTTACCTTATCATCTTACACGTAGAAAAAGCAGATTGAAAATACTtggatatttttgataatataatatttctttattataaaatattttattattattactattctAGTCTTATTATGTGGAAACTAAAATGATAGACCTATTTGACAATTCtaattttacataatttaaaagaaaattgattttataaatcaTCATGTGATTATATAAGTCATTATGTGATTTTTCTTTAACTTTCCGACCAATGATTTAAATGTTCTATTCAATATGCATAggccaaaatcaaaaaatcccATGAAAATATCATAGGCCTAACTCGATTAGAGTCGTGTTTCATCGATGACTCATGTCCAAATTCAGTCAGTCCGTCACTCTCGGATTTCACACGCAGCCGGTTGGCCGATCGCGATTACTTTCGTtgcatatattaaatttaattatgggTTTCGGGCTCGACaataaatttgattaatttcaCGACTCTTCGAGTGTGTGCAATTAAGATGAGTCGAGAGGTATTGAGTTGGGAACAATAGGCCTACTATACGTAGATCGATTAGATCAGGTGGAGTGGCAGCAAAAGCATACGCAGAAGCAATGGCAAAAGCGGCAACTTAATATTATAGACGAAATCGAAATTGCATTGCACGCATGAGCATAACCAAAATGTCAAGAAGTTGTTCGAGTTGTAGTTGCCGCTCGGATTTGTGGCCCAAACTCGATTCGATCTTGCTCTTGGCGGCATTTGTAATTAGCGTTTTGTGGCCGAACGGCCGGCACAGGCATTTTTTGcgcatttattaattaaacgcAAAGCGACGCACGACATTGGCCATGCGAAATCCATATCGAAACCGAGTTCGTATCACCAAAACGTGGAAAAAACACGCCTGAAAAGAGATATCAAACATAGAAGCCTGCGCATCGACCTTGAGCAGTGCGTTTCGGCTTCATTCATAACACTTGAATCCGATGCGATCCAATCCAATGCGATCCGATCAATTTGTTGACTGGGCTGTGATTTCCATCTAAGTGGTTCCATGTGATCTCTGCGCGGGCGATGACTCAACAGAACCCCCGAAACGAGGCACTTTTACTTTCAATCTGAACTTTGCAGACACGCTGAACACAATAAATGCACTCGAGTGCATCGCTGGTCTGACAAATTGCTTGTATCCGTTGGCAGCTCGATGTGTAAGCGATTGTGCAAcggaaaaatcagaaaattcgGAAAATTGAATCGAAATCAGCTGCCATGGCAAAGGGCAAACATTAAAAGAAGATGGTTAAGATGTTGCGTTGTCAACTTGACATTTAAAGGCATCGATCGAGGATGAGGTGGGCCATTGTACCTCACTCAGATATTACctttatgtaaaatttaaaaataaaaatttttaaataaaaaaacgtaaTTTACTAACTGTTATAAAAAGTATGACTCTTTTTATTCTAtctgttatttaaaaatgggtATCGACTGCATAaccaataattttttgttaggCTTTGGAAATATTcaccttaaaattaagttACTTTAAGAATTTATGTGGGATGCAGTAGTGGAGAGACAAGGACCACTAGAAGCGGTCTTACCTTCTGATCTGTTATCTTTCCCTTTCTGTACTcagtatttataatttgtactcGATACCCAGTTGCAACGTGAGAAAAGTGGCAACGCACTGCCATACACTCGCTGACAGAATCTCGCAAAGAACAGAACATAAGAAGCACACGTATATTTGTCAATCTTAAGTTAATAAGTCGAATGTGAATAAAGTCTAtcaattttaatacatttaaacGTCAGCGTTATCTCTTACAAAAGAGGAACCTGCAATTTTTGGGGGCTCGTCCGGGATATGGCCATCCATTCGACAGAGCTATAACATTCGTTTCGCGCAAATCACGTGGAGTGCGGTGAAAGAAGAGAGCTGGTTAAATTTCGCAAATTGGGCTGGAGGAGATCTGCAAATCGTCATAAGCAATTTGGCTGGAGTGTGACAAGAAAAGTAGGAGTTGACAGCAAGGCGAAGAATTTTATCATAGAGGCGTACATTTGCAAGCTACTGAGGCAAAGTAAAACGCAATTACAAAGACAGTGAGAAGtgccgacacacacacataagcAGAGACAGTTGCGGATTTTGTGGAGGCAAGAACTTTGAAAGTCAGCGGACGCAGAGCTGGAAAAGATTGCGGAGCAGCGGTTTGTGGCTGGGAGCAGTTTCGAGGCAGCGGATCACGGCGTGAGATCTAGGAGAAGCAGCGGACACGGGCTGGAAGCAGTGGAGATAGAGCGAGCAAGACATTGGATCTAGTGTGGTCATCGGAGCGTGCGTGCAGAATTGTGTAAGCGGAGGGCTGGTACACATATCTTGGCAACAGACGAAGACATCCAGAAGGTTCCAGTTGAGTTTGGATATCATCATTGTATTTGTGACGCGGTGCAAGCGTAAGCAAGAAATACGACGAGTAACAGAGGCGACCTCATTGAGCGAGAGGCGAACTATTGGAGGAGAGTTGCCCGAAAGTTTATTTCAAGTTGTATGTAAGCTAGTGGGGTAACATTGAAATCAAGCAGTGCTAAAATCAACATTGCAGATACAGGGTGGTTAATCTATTTACTTTTTGCTGTTGATATTAGAATTAAGAaaactttgtttaaacttAATATTCTACAggataaatttgtaaaatggaGAGAAGCGAGATCTTGGCATTGCGAGTCGAAGAGTTGCGGCGGAAGTTGTCGGAGTTGCAATTGGGTACGACTGGATTGAAAGCTGAATTGCAAGAGAGATTATTGACCTACTTTGGATTGAATGAAGGAGGTGAGTCAGAAACGGAGGATAATGGAGAAGATGGTAGATCAGTGTCATCCGCAGAAACCACTGTAAATCGCCCAAATGCAGGTTGGCATGAAGGATTAGGCAATGAAAGACAGGGTAGATCGTGGTTCACTTTGAAAGACGTCGAGGGCAGTGTTTCGCAGTTTTCTGGGTCGAACTCCCCAGATATAAACCAATGGATAGGAGAGTTGGAAGATTGTGCAGCTACAGTTGAGTGGAACCCTTTACAGGTGTTTGTTTATGCAAAGCAGTTGCTTAGTGGAGCAGCAAAGATGTTTGTGCGTAGCCAGAGGAATATCAAAGATTGGGCAAGTTTGAAATCAGCTTTGTTGGAGGAGTTTGGAATCAAGTTGTCCTCAGCAGAAGTCCATCGCAGGTTGGGAAAACGACAGCAGCATAAGGGTGAATCCTTGCATGAATTCCTCTATGCACTTATGGAAATCGCCAAGCCCATTCATTTGGAAGAAGAGAGTCTGATTGAGTATTTCGTTGAGGGTATCCCGGATGCTAGATCTAATAAGGCTATGCTGTATCAAGCTAGAAATCTTAAAGACCTTAAGCTACAAATCGACGCTTATCAGAAATCTCGTGGTTCATCCAAGCCAGTAAACAAATATGGTTCACAGGGTAGCAAGGCTGTGAACGACCCGAATAAAGAAGCGGTAGCTGGATCAGTTAGGAAATGTTTCCG from Drosophila takahashii strain IR98-3 E-12201 chromosome 2R, DtakHiC1v2, whole genome shotgun sequence encodes:
- the LOC108069062 gene encoding C-type lectin 37Db, whose product is MRAMRSAIVLVVLSIYLGTSYSTVCEGDECQTQCAAYCFGVLNPCMSNLANLQRRAEACEAAVTIARIALNDRRLETFGNSLTMQPEKKNNSQLLLAATPAAGKLESNETFQQLGSKYYYIEKELRVNWHEALDKCHKMGGHLVSLQSQEELDAFNSKFDGLNRYWIDVTNQFKDDEFVSITKGSKANFLRWADGEPTKDGKCVDIRTVNGKTTMNDNTCSANLFFICEKSIEV